In Clostridium sp. DL-VIII, the following proteins share a genomic window:
- a CDS encoding (2Fe-2S)-binding protein, producing the protein MTEKVQIQFTLNQKKVSLEVAANRRAVDVIREDLDLIGTKIGCGEGDCGACTIIIDGKTANSCLVMAPQLDGKDVMTIEGLGTYDKLHELQQSFINEGAVQCGFCTPGMLLSAKVLLDNNPKPNRQEIMESISGNLCRCTGYEKIANAIENVVNKEE; encoded by the coding sequence ATGACAGAAAAAGTTCAAATTCAATTTACACTTAATCAAAAAAAAGTTTCTTTAGAAGTTGCGGCAAATCGCCGTGCAGTTGATGTTATAAGAGAAGACCTTGACCTTATAGGTACTAAAATTGGATGTGGTGAAGGAGACTGCGGAGCCTGCACGATTATTATTGATGGAAAAACAGCTAACTCATGCTTAGTGATGGCACCACAGCTTGATGGAAAAGATGTGATGACTATAGAAGGATTAGGCACTTATGACAAGCTTCATGAACTTCAACAGTCTTTTATAAATGAAGGTGCTGTACAATGCGGTTTTTGTACGCCTGGAATGTTATTGTCAGCCAAAGTACTGCTTGATAATAATCCTAAACCTAATCGACAGGAAATCATGGAATCAATATCAGGAAATTTATGTCGCTGCACAGGATATGAGAAGATTGCTAATGCTATCGAAAATGTTGTAAATAAGGAGGAATAA
- a CDS encoding DASS family sodium-coupled anion symporter, with product MKQIKQEKTLGKFEKFKLKWGIPISIVVLIIFLLLPCPKGLSVEGQRCLAVFSAAFVLYLSEAIPASIVSLAVVPVLAIFNIVSIKDALSGFSSTSTYLIVGSFILAAAMLKSKLADRITYLIMLKIGTSARNITLGILMVNIVLAFMVPSSTARTAMLLPICINIINKFRGESREKTKFGANILLTLCCTNSTISSGILTSTISNPMAVQYISDASGRTVTFGEWFTWGFPPALIMTFVAWGIIQIMFKPEVKELKGGKSFIQGKMNELGKLNINEVKAIIVLGITIILWAFGDKVGVDSTTACLLGACALCIPKIGFLSWDDCKNSISLSVVFITSGGISLGAAMSSSGTAKWMAEGIFNSLHLGNYSAATMIIILIIVVQFMHVVFVGTATMANVFFPILIGIASVANINPILTIIPSAMMLGGYPIIMFFNTTPNILCYDTGEIGSDVFPKFGTILSILACAVYAICVLIYWPLIGMI from the coding sequence ATGAAGCAGATAAAACAAGAAAAAACATTGGGGAAATTTGAGAAATTTAAGTTGAAATGGGGGATACCTATTTCAATTGTTGTGTTAATTATATTTTTACTATTACCATGTCCCAAAGGATTATCAGTAGAGGGACAACGATGTTTAGCAGTATTTTCAGCAGCCTTTGTATTGTACTTGTCAGAAGCAATTCCAGCATCAATTGTAAGTTTAGCAGTTGTACCTGTATTAGCAATATTTAATATTGTTTCAATAAAAGATGCATTGTCGGGATTTTCATCTACATCTACTTATTTAATAGTGGGATCATTCATTTTGGCAGCAGCAATGTTAAAATCTAAATTGGCAGATAGGATTACATATTTAATAATGCTAAAGATAGGTACATCAGCAAGAAATATAACCTTGGGAATTTTAATGGTAAATATTGTTCTTGCATTTATGGTTCCATCATCTACTGCACGTACAGCTATGTTACTTCCAATATGTATTAATATTATTAATAAATTTAGAGGTGAAAGTAGGGAAAAAACAAAATTTGGAGCTAATATTTTGTTGACATTATGTTGCACCAATTCAACTATTAGTTCGGGTATTTTAACATCAACTATAAGCAATCCTATGGCTGTTCAGTATATTTCTGATGCTAGTGGACGAACCGTTACCTTTGGAGAGTGGTTTACTTGGGGATTTCCTCCAGCACTAATAATGACTTTTGTAGCATGGGGGATTATTCAAATAATGTTTAAACCTGAAGTAAAAGAATTAAAGGGTGGAAAATCATTTATACAGGGGAAGATGAATGAACTTGGAAAGTTAAATATAAATGAAGTAAAAGCTATTATAGTACTAGGTATAACTATAATACTATGGGCTTTTGGAGATAAAGTTGGAGTTGATAGTACAACAGCTTGTCTGCTAGGTGCTTGTGCTTTATGTATTCCTAAGATAGGTTTTCTTTCCTGGGATGATTGTAAAAATAGTATTTCTTTGAGTGTGGTTTTTATTACTAGTGGCGGAATAAGTTTGGGAGCTGCAATGAGTAGTAGTGGTACAGCTAAATGGATGGCAGAAGGGATTTTTAATTCTCTCCATTTAGGAAATTATTCAGCGGCTACTATGATTATTATTTTGATTATTGTGGTGCAATTTATGCATGTGGTATTTGTAGGGACAGCTACAATGGCAAATGTATTTTTTCCAATACTTATAGGTATTGCCAGCGTAGCAAATATAAATCCGATTTTGACAATTATACCGTCTGCTATGATGCTAGGGGGATATCCAATAATAATGTTTTTTAATACAACTCCGAATATATTATGCTATGACACAGGTGAGATAGGTTCTGATGTTTTTCCAAAATTTGGGACAATTTTATCAATATTAGCGTGTGCAGTATATGCAATATGCGTGTTGATATATTGGCCATTGATTGGAATGATTTGA